The Lentzea guizhouensis genome contains a region encoding:
- the dnaN gene encoding DNA polymerase III subunit beta has protein sequence MDLTATTSELAGAVAEVARLLPARVLDPVLAGVRLRATATGVEVAGSDHEHAVSLTKPASAHTEGEVLVPAKALAATLQALDEPQVRLRVEGSRLAVRTDQARFALPLLDLHDHPGIPALPPLRGTVAAAHLRVLAAVAGAASKDDALPIFTGIRIQSDEAHLHLMATDRYRMAYAKLPWQSTGSVDVLVPAKALAEAARQSEGTVALHADADRIGLAWHHNSLSTALLAAPFPDDRARRLLETTIDSTVLVDADALSRAVRRATPYGGPHQAVTIQVEDSELRIKSSDPTTGEAEEFVKATVEGNRLTKTFQARYLADALKAFAGRRIELRIQDGLRSTVLTSPPGEDGVELTYLVVPMRSVA, from the coding sequence ATGGACCTCACCGCCACCACTTCCGAGCTCGCCGGCGCCGTCGCCGAGGTGGCGCGGCTGCTGCCCGCCCGCGTGCTCGACCCCGTGCTCGCCGGCGTCCGCCTGCGCGCCACCGCCACCGGCGTTGAGGTCGCCGGCAGCGACCACGAACACGCCGTGAGCCTCACCAAGCCCGCGTCCGCGCACACCGAAGGGGAGGTGCTGGTGCCCGCCAAGGCACTCGCCGCCACCCTGCAGGCCCTCGACGAGCCCCAGGTCCGCCTGCGGGTCGAGGGCTCCCGCCTCGCCGTGCGCACCGACCAGGCGAGGTTCGCCCTGCCGTTGCTCGACCTGCACGACCACCCCGGCATCCCCGCCCTGCCCCCGCTGCGAGGCACCGTCGCCGCCGCACACCTGCGCGTGCTCGCCGCAGTCGCCGGCGCCGCCTCGAAGGACGACGCCCTGCCGATCTTCACCGGCATCCGCATCCAGTCCGACGAGGCCCACCTGCACCTCATGGCCACCGACCGCTACCGCATGGCCTACGCCAAACTCCCGTGGCAGTCCACCGGCTCCGTCGACGTCCTGGTCCCCGCCAAGGCTCTGGCCGAAGCCGCCCGCCAGTCCGAGGGCACCGTCGCCCTCCACGCCGACGCCGACCGCATCGGCCTCGCCTGGCACCACAACTCCCTCTCCACCGCACTCCTGGCCGCCCCGTTCCCGGACGACCGAGCGCGCCGACTACTGGAGACCACCATCGACAGCACAGTCCTGGTAGACGCGGATGCCCTCTCCCGCGCCGTCCGCCGCGCCACCCCCTACGGCGGCCCCCACCAAGCCGTCACCATCCAGGTGGAAGACAGCGAGCTGCGCATCAAGAGCAGCGACCCCACCACCGGCGAGGCCGAGGAGTTCGTCAAGGCCACCGTCGAAGGCAACCGCCTCACCAAAACCTTCCAAGCCCGCTACCTCGCCGACGCCCTGAAGGCCTTCGCCGGCCGCCGCATCGAGCTCCGCATCCAGGACGGCCTCCGCTCCACCGTCCTCACCTCCCCGCCGGGCGAGGACGGCGTGGAACTCACCTACCTGGTCGTGCCGATGCGCTCGGTCGCCTGA
- a CDS encoding MBL fold metallo-hydrolase codes for MSGSPLIGARAAHPLYGQLRQVTRHAAVLLADNPSPMTLDGTNTWLLKAPDAASYVVVDPGPLDPVHLQRIASVGPVSEILLTHGHPDHSEGARSFAELVGAPVRALDPTFVFGSEGLVDGDVVTSSGLELRVLGTPGHTSDSLCFVLDGEAVLTGDTVLGRGTTIVAHPDGKLGDYFESLKVLADLPPDTAVLPGHGPELADAGEAARAYLAHRVQRLDQVRRAVASLGGSATPRQVVEVVYADVDRVLWPAAEWSVRAQLEYLRAEG; via the coding sequence ATGAGCGGGTCCCCGTTGATCGGTGCCCGCGCGGCGCACCCGTTGTACGGGCAGCTGCGCCAGGTGACTCGGCACGCGGCCGTGCTGCTTGCCGACAACCCGTCGCCGATGACTCTGGACGGCACCAACACGTGGCTGCTGAAGGCCCCGGACGCGGCGTCGTACGTGGTGGTCGATCCGGGGCCGCTTGATCCGGTGCACCTTCAGCGCATCGCGTCGGTCGGGCCGGTGTCGGAGATCCTGCTGACGCACGGACATCCCGACCACTCCGAGGGGGCCCGCTCGTTCGCGGAGCTCGTCGGGGCTCCGGTGCGCGCGCTCGACCCGACGTTCGTCTTCGGTTCCGAGGGTCTGGTCGACGGTGACGTGGTCACAAGCTCCGGTCTGGAACTTCGCGTTTTGGGTACGCCCGGCCACACCAGCGACTCGCTGTGCTTCGTGCTCGACGGCGAGGCCGTGCTGACCGGTGACACGGTTCTGGGCCGTGGCACCACGATCGTCGCCCACCCGGACGGCAAGCTCGGCGACTACTTCGAGTCGCTGAAGGTCCTCGCCGACCTGCCTCCCGACACCGCGGTGCTGCCGGGCCACGGCCCCGAGCTCGCCGACGCGGGGGAGGCCGCACGGGCGTACCTCGCACACCGCGTGCAGCGCCTGGACCAGGTGCGCCGCGCGGTGGCTTCGCTGGGCGGTTCCGCGACTCCGCGCCAGGTGGTGGAGGTCGTCTACGCCGACGTCGACCGGGTGCTGTGGCCGGCCGCGGAGTGGTCGGTGCGGGCACAGCTGGAGTACTTGCGCGCCGAGGGCTGA
- a CDS encoding NUDIX hydrolase, with translation MPEDMTLPGNLVPAAPVAQPAQPRDAVTVVLLRDGAAGVEAFLLRRVKGMAFAGGMTVFPGGGVDPRDADTSVAWAGPPPSWWGSVFGVDESLARAFVCAAVRETFEESGVLLAGPSPTSVVADASVYAEARQALVDRGLSLAEFLAAAGLVLRADLLRPWANWVTPAEEPRRYDTRFFVAALPTGQHADGATTEASDAAWQTPAEALRDAEEGRRMLMPPTWRTLDEVGALGSVAAVMEAERSVEKIIPKLVRDGDVIRVVL, from the coding sequence ATGCCCGAGGACATGACCTTGCCGGGAAACCTGGTACCCGCGGCGCCGGTCGCCCAACCCGCGCAACCCCGTGACGCGGTCACCGTGGTGCTGCTGCGCGACGGTGCGGCCGGGGTGGAGGCGTTCCTGCTGCGGCGGGTGAAGGGGATGGCGTTCGCGGGCGGCATGACCGTGTTCCCCGGCGGAGGCGTGGACCCGCGCGACGCGGACACGTCGGTCGCGTGGGCCGGTCCGCCGCCGTCGTGGTGGGGGTCGGTGTTCGGGGTGGACGAGTCGCTCGCCCGCGCCTTCGTGTGCGCGGCGGTGCGGGAGACGTTCGAGGAGTCCGGCGTGCTGCTGGCGGGGCCCTCGCCGACTTCCGTGGTCGCGGACGCGTCGGTGTACGCGGAGGCCCGGCAGGCGCTGGTCGACCGGGGGCTGTCGCTGGCGGAGTTCCTCGCCGCGGCAGGCCTGGTGCTGCGGGCGGACCTGCTGCGGCCGTGGGCGAACTGGGTGACCCCGGCCGAGGAACCGCGCCGCTACGACACGCGGTTCTTCGTCGCGGCGCTGCCCACCGGCCAGCACGCCGACGGCGCCACGACCGAGGCGTCCGACGCGGCCTGGCAGACGCCCGCCGAGGCCCTGCGCGACGCCGAGGAGGGGCGCCGGATGCTGATGCCGCCGACGTGGCGGACGTTGGACGAGGTGGGCGCGCTGGGGTCGGTGGCGGCGGTCATGGAGGCCGAGCGCAGCGTCGAGAAGATCATCCCGAAGCTGGTCCGCGACGGTGACGTGATCAGGGTGGTGCTCTGA
- a CDS encoding Gfo/Idh/MocA family protein, translating into MDEQLRVGLVGAGPWAEMVHAPGLANHPGTRLTGVWARRPEAAQELANAHGAEACTSYQDLLSTVDAVAFCVPPGVQGPMAIEAANAGKHVILEKPIAESREVAEDLAGAVADANVASLVVLTRRYAPETKELLKQLHRTGGWTGADGRWLTGALLDGPFSNSPWRHEKGALDDIGPHAFDLLDAALGEITDVIAANVSETGLWQLILQHAGGATSTVTLTLSLPLQPPFADFTVFGPNGHRTLNSRDTSAAECFTNLLDDFVAMVHSGTTTHECDVRRGLHLQKVIDLARRKAQG; encoded by the coding sequence GTGGACGAACAGCTGCGCGTAGGACTCGTCGGTGCCGGCCCGTGGGCGGAGATGGTCCACGCCCCCGGTCTCGCGAACCACCCCGGTACCCGGCTCACCGGTGTCTGGGCCCGTCGGCCGGAGGCCGCCCAGGAGCTGGCGAACGCACACGGCGCCGAAGCCTGCACGTCCTACCAGGACTTGTTGTCCACTGTGGACGCCGTGGCGTTCTGCGTGCCGCCGGGCGTGCAGGGCCCGATGGCGATCGAGGCGGCGAACGCGGGCAAGCACGTGATCCTGGAGAAGCCGATCGCGGAGTCGCGGGAGGTCGCGGAGGACCTCGCCGGGGCCGTGGCGGACGCGAACGTGGCCTCGCTCGTCGTGCTGACCCGCCGCTACGCGCCGGAGACCAAGGAACTGCTCAAGCAGCTGCACCGCACCGGCGGCTGGACCGGTGCGGACGGCCGCTGGCTGACCGGCGCGCTGCTGGACGGGCCGTTCTCGAACTCGCCGTGGCGGCACGAGAAGGGCGCGCTCGACGACATCGGCCCGCACGCGTTCGACCTGCTGGACGCGGCGCTCGGTGAGATCACCGACGTGATCGCGGCGAACGTGTCGGAGACCGGGCTGTGGCAGCTGATCCTGCAGCACGCGGGTGGCGCGACGAGCACGGTGACGCTCACCCTGTCGTTGCCGCTGCAGCCGCCGTTCGCGGACTTCACCGTGTTCGGGCCGAACGGGCACCGGACGCTCAACAGCCGCGACACGTCGGCGGCGGAGTGCTTCACGAACCTGCTCGACGACTTCGTGGCGATGGTGCACAGCGGCACCACCACGCACGAGTGCGACGTGCGGCGCGGGCTGCACCTGCAGAAGGTCATCGACCTGGCGCGGCGCAAGGCGCAGGGGTGA
- a CDS encoding tetratricopeptide repeat protein, which produces MRFDPATLREVPDEYEAWTQIGVAARVLGELELAERALTKAFELRPSTAARLRLAHVYQWQGRFAEAHAEFRRAHESGEMRDFVHQHWGKCYFDEQRYAEAREHFRQALELREGGDPALIESTRVALTAADARCS; this is translated from the coding sequence GTGAGGTTCGACCCGGCGACGCTGCGGGAGGTACCGGACGAGTACGAGGCCTGGACGCAGATCGGCGTCGCGGCACGGGTGCTCGGCGAGCTGGAGCTGGCCGAGCGGGCGTTGACGAAGGCGTTCGAGCTCAGGCCGTCGACGGCGGCCCGGCTGCGGCTGGCGCACGTGTACCAGTGGCAGGGGCGCTTCGCCGAGGCGCACGCCGAGTTCCGGCGCGCCCACGAGTCCGGGGAGATGCGCGACTTCGTGCACCAGCACTGGGGGAAGTGCTACTTCGACGAGCAGCGCTACGCCGAGGCGCGTGAGCACTTCCGCCAGGCGCTGGAGCTGCGGGAGGGCGGTGACCCCGCGTTGATCGAGTCAACGCGGGTCGCCCTCACTGCTGCTGATGCCCGTTGTTCGTAG
- a CDS encoding RidA family protein — protein MTWSARLEELGIELPGVAAPLAAYVPAVRSGSWVYTSGQLPFVDGQLPATGKVGADVSPEEAKAYARTCILNALAAVHDLVGVDSIKRIVKVVGFVASAEGFTGQPGVVNGASELLGEIFGDAGKHARSAVGVAELPIGAPVEVELIVEV, from the coding sequence ATGACCTGGTCGGCCCGTCTGGAGGAGCTCGGCATCGAGCTCCCCGGTGTCGCCGCCCCGCTCGCCGCCTACGTGCCGGCCGTGCGGAGCGGGTCGTGGGTGTACACGTCGGGTCAGCTGCCGTTCGTCGACGGCCAGCTGCCCGCGACCGGCAAGGTCGGTGCCGACGTCTCCCCGGAGGAGGCCAAGGCGTACGCGCGGACCTGCATCCTGAACGCGCTCGCGGCGGTCCACGACCTCGTGGGCGTTGACTCGATCAAGCGGATCGTGAAGGTTGTGGGCTTCGTCGCCTCCGCAGAAGGCTTCACCGGCCAGCCCGGTGTCGTGAACGGGGCGTCCGAGCTGCTGGGGGAGATCTTCGGTGACGCGGGCAAGCACGCCCGGTCCGCCGTGGGTGTCGCCGAGCTGCCGATCGGCGCGCCGGTCGAGGTCGAACTGATCGTCGAGGTCTGA
- a CDS encoding DUF4177 domain-containing protein, whose protein sequence is MTKWEYATVPLLIHATKQILDQWGEDGWELVTVLTNPTGEQHVAYLKRVKA, encoded by the coding sequence ATGACGAAGTGGGAGTACGCGACCGTGCCGCTGTTGATCCACGCCACCAAGCAGATCCTCGACCAGTGGGGCGAGGACGGCTGGGAGCTGGTCACCGTGCTGACCAACCCCACCGGTGAGCAGCACGTCGCGTACCTGAAGCGGGTGAAGGCATGA
- a CDS encoding ArsA-related P-loop ATPase, which produces MTSWTEELTRARLHVVSGKGGTGKTTVAAALALALATGGRRVLLVEVEGRQGIAQLFDRAPLPYSEERIASAPGGGEVHALAVDAEAALLEYLAMFYNLGFAGRTLRKMGAIEFATTLAPGLRDVLLTGKVKETVNRTGDGGRHCYDAVVLDAPPTGRVVKFLDVTKAMADLAKVGPIKGQSEGVVRLLHSGDTAVHLVALLEEMPVRETLDAVAELDAADLRPGAVLVNRVHPTRLPARSLPAAAGGEVDASRVRAGLVAAGLDLAEETLDDLVEETVEHAIRVRSQQEAMELLRESDLPTLDLPELTDGVDVAALYELAEVLVAAGVR; this is translated from the coding sequence GTGACGTCGTGGACCGAGGAGCTGACCCGAGCCCGCCTGCACGTGGTCTCCGGCAAGGGCGGCACCGGGAAGACCACGGTCGCCGCCGCGCTCGCACTCGCGCTCGCCACCGGAGGCCGCCGGGTGCTCCTGGTCGAGGTCGAGGGCAGGCAGGGCATCGCCCAGCTGTTCGACCGCGCCCCGCTGCCCTACTCCGAGGAGCGGATCGCCTCCGCGCCCGGCGGGGGTGAGGTGCACGCGCTGGCGGTCGACGCGGAGGCGGCGCTGCTGGAGTACCTGGCGATGTTCTACAACCTCGGCTTCGCCGGCCGGACGCTGCGCAAGATGGGCGCGATCGAGTTCGCGACCACGCTCGCCCCCGGTCTGCGCGACGTGCTGCTGACCGGCAAGGTCAAGGAGACGGTCAACCGGACCGGCGACGGCGGCAGGCACTGCTACGACGCGGTGGTGCTGGACGCGCCGCCGACCGGGCGGGTGGTGAAGTTCCTGGACGTCACGAAGGCCATGGCCGACCTGGCGAAGGTCGGGCCGATCAAGGGGCAGAGCGAGGGCGTGGTGCGGCTGCTGCACTCCGGTGACACGGCGGTGCACCTGGTCGCGCTGCTGGAGGAGATGCCGGTGCGCGAGACGCTCGACGCGGTCGCCGAGCTGGACGCCGCGGACCTGCGGCCCGGTGCGGTGCTGGTGAACCGGGTGCACCCGACCCGGCTGCCCGCCCGGTCCCTGCCCGCCGCGGCGGGCGGCGAGGTGGACGCCTCACGGGTGCGGGCCGGGCTCGTGGCCGCCGGGCTGGACCTCGCCGAGGAGACGCTGGACGACCTGGTCGAGGAGACCGTCGAGCACGCCATCCGGGTGCGGTCGCAGCAGGAGGCGATGGAGCTGCTGCGCGAGTCGGACCTGCCGACGCTCGACCTGCCGGAGCTGACCGACGGGGTGGACGTGGCCGCGCTCTACGAGCTGGCCGAGGTGCTGGTCGCGGCGGGTGTGCGGTGA
- a CDS encoding ArsA family ATPase produces the protein MNRLDFDPLLDDPATRVLVCCGSGGVGKTTTAAALALRAAERGRRVVVLTIDPARRLAQSLGLRELDNHPREVVVEGFEPKGELFAMMLDMRRTFDDMVLTHAGRDRADQILSNPFYQTISSSFSGTQEYMAMEKLGQLVAQDEWDLIVVDTPPSRSALDFLDAPQRLSTVLDGKFIRMLSAPARAGGRGLMKIVGTGFSLFTRAVSTIVGGQLLQDASTFVQAFDSMFGGFRERAQRTYELLRSPGTGFVVVAAAEPDALREASYFVERLSAENMPLCGLVANRTHPVLAVDLPAAKAHAAADDLDRSGEAPLAAAVLRLHADRVAVADREKRLLARFTRAHPGVALVGVPALPADVHDLDGLREIGRRLAGE, from the coding sequence GTGAACCGGCTCGACTTCGACCCGTTGCTCGACGACCCGGCGACGCGCGTGCTGGTGTGCTGCGGGTCGGGTGGCGTCGGCAAGACCACGACGGCGGCGGCGCTGGCGTTGCGGGCGGCCGAACGCGGCAGGCGCGTGGTGGTGCTGACGATCGACCCGGCGCGCCGGCTGGCGCAGTCGCTGGGGCTGCGGGAGCTCGACAACCACCCGCGCGAGGTCGTCGTCGAGGGCTTCGAGCCCAAGGGCGAGCTCTTCGCGATGATGCTGGACATGCGCCGGACGTTCGACGACATGGTGCTGACCCACGCCGGGCGCGACCGGGCCGACCAGATCCTGTCGAACCCCTTCTACCAGACCATCTCGTCGTCGTTCTCCGGCACGCAGGAGTACATGGCGATGGAGAAGCTGGGCCAGCTGGTGGCGCAGGACGAGTGGGACCTGATCGTCGTCGACACCCCGCCGTCGCGGTCGGCGCTCGACTTCCTGGACGCGCCGCAGCGGCTGTCCACGGTGCTCGACGGCAAGTTCATCCGGATGCTGTCGGCGCCGGCGCGAGCGGGCGGCCGCGGTCTGATGAAGATCGTCGGCACCGGGTTCAGCCTGTTCACGCGCGCGGTCTCGACGATCGTCGGCGGCCAGCTGCTGCAGGACGCGTCGACGTTCGTGCAGGCCTTCGACAGCATGTTCGGCGGGTTCCGCGAACGGGCCCAGCGCACCTACGAGCTGCTCCGCTCACCGGGCACCGGGTTCGTCGTGGTGGCGGCCGCGGAGCCGGACGCGCTGCGCGAGGCCAGCTACTTCGTGGAACGGCTCAGCGCGGAGAACATGCCGCTGTGCGGGCTCGTCGCGAACAGGACCCACCCCGTGCTGGCGGTGGACCTGCCCGCGGCGAAGGCCCACGCCGCGGCGGACGACCTCGACCGTTCCGGTGAGGCGCCGCTCGCGGCGGCGGTGCTCCGGCTGCACGCGGACCGGGTCGCGGTCGCCGATCGGGAGAAGCGGCTGCTCGCCCGGTTCACGCGTGCCCACCCCGGTGTCGCGCTGGTCGGCGTGCCCGCGTTGCCCGCGGACGTGCACGACCTCGACGGCCTGCGCGAAATCGGGCGCAGGCTCGCCGGGGAGTAG
- a CDS encoding WhiB family transcriptional regulator, with amino-acid sequence MNQGDWRINASCRDEEPDQLFVRGAEQRKAKLVCLGCPVRMECLAEALDNRIEFGVWGGMTERERRALLRRRPDVLSWYELLDNARQEHTEDTRVG; translated from the coding sequence ATGAACCAGGGGGATTGGCGTATCAACGCTTCGTGCCGGGACGAGGAGCCGGATCAGCTCTTCGTCAGGGGTGCGGAGCAGCGCAAGGCGAAGCTCGTGTGCCTGGGTTGCCCGGTGCGCATGGAATGCCTGGCCGAAGCGCTCGACAACAGGATCGAGTTCGGTGTCTGGGGTGGCATGACGGAGCGTGAACGACGCGCTCTGCTGCGTCGTCGTCCTGACGTTTTGTCTTGGTACGAATTGCTCGACAATGCGCGCCAGGAGCACACCGAGGACACGCGGGTCGGTTAG
- a CDS encoding transglycosylase domain-containing protein, producing the protein MRVRNGVLKMLGLCLLAGVLLAGMLFPVVGATGLVSNRASDTVDSISADLVTTDPPLITTVTDKDGAPIAYLYDQYRVLTPPEKISPTMKAALISVEDRRFYEHQGVDWKGTIRAGLTNQVSGAVTQGASTLTQQYVKNYLVHVVARNNKLEQAKAQEQTIARKMREARISLQLERKLGKEEILARYLNVVPFGSTIYGIAAAAQAYFNTTPDKLTVPQAAVLAGMVNSPSALDPEAYPDKALERRNKVIDRMVENDKLSRDAGEAAKKEGLGLATPVRTPPNGCVGAGPENGFFCSYVVNYLQRAGFSEEQLRTGGYTIQTTLDRAVTSQAKAAAEAGVAKGTPGIANTMAVVKPGKERHDVLALVANRDYGLKADLNQTTFDLPSGVENKFGAGSVYKVFTAAAALEKGLGIENVIPTPSSYTSRVFKGGAQRCPSTGEPGTRWYCLSNFDNSYPSSMSLQQALQTSPNTGFVILEEQAGMDTVVDMASRLGMRDTMATNLQGMRPDPKAKDKQNRISQTEFYKQNGGNASFTLSPAPVSTLELANVAATIVSGGKWCPPTPLAKVLDRNGKAVPLNEAPCEQVVNEGLANGLAVGMSKDDVGNGTAAAAARDFRWTRPMIGKTGTTEEYKSAAFIGATPDFAGAVQTFNDGTTPRPICVGGAPRLCGNGNIFGGTIPARTWFNTMTKVHGDIPVSQLAPVEPRYLKGGKEVQIPDVVGRQVNDAVRILDQAGYRSSQQTINSDQPKGTVVSQSPRGNALRGTVITLSVSSGYVPPPVPTEPTSGQPPGPGDPTPGNPNPGPPITLPTEPGGPPRR; encoded by the coding sequence GTGCGAGTCAGGAATGGCGTGCTCAAGATGCTCGGCCTGTGCCTGCTGGCTGGGGTTCTCCTCGCCGGCATGCTGTTCCCCGTCGTGGGCGCGACAGGCCTGGTGTCCAACCGGGCCAGCGACACCGTGGACAGCATCTCCGCCGACCTCGTGACCACGGACCCACCGCTGATCACAACGGTCACCGACAAGGACGGCGCCCCCATCGCCTACCTGTACGACCAGTACCGGGTCCTGACACCACCGGAGAAGATCTCGCCGACCATGAAGGCGGCGCTGATCTCGGTGGAGGACCGCCGGTTCTACGAGCACCAGGGCGTGGACTGGAAGGGCACGATCCGGGCGGGCCTGACGAACCAGGTCAGCGGCGCCGTGACCCAGGGCGCGTCCACGCTGACCCAGCAGTACGTCAAGAACTACCTGGTCCACGTCGTGGCCAGGAACAACAAGCTGGAGCAGGCCAAGGCCCAGGAGCAGACCATCGCGCGCAAGATGCGCGAGGCGCGGATCTCCCTGCAGCTGGAGCGGAAGCTGGGCAAGGAGGAGATCCTGGCCCGCTACCTCAACGTGGTCCCATTTGGTTCAACCATTTACGGGATCGCGGCCGCCGCCCAGGCTTACTTCAACACCACGCCGGACAAGTTGACGGTTCCGCAGGCGGCGGTGCTCGCCGGAATGGTCAACAGCCCGTCAGCGCTCGACCCCGAAGCGTATCCGGACAAAGCGCTGGAGCGGCGCAACAAAGTGATCGACCGGATGGTCGAGAACGACAAGCTGTCGCGTGACGCGGGTGAGGCGGCGAAGAAGGAAGGCCTCGGTCTGGCGACCCCGGTCCGCACCCCGCCGAACGGGTGCGTGGGCGCCGGTCCGGAAAACGGCTTCTTCTGTTCCTACGTCGTGAACTACTTGCAACGGGCGGGTTTCAGCGAGGAACAGCTGCGCACCGGCGGCTACACCATCCAGACCACATTGGACAGAGCGGTCACCTCGCAGGCGAAGGCGGCCGCGGAGGCCGGTGTCGCCAAGGGCACGCCGGGCATCGCGAACACGATGGCCGTGGTGAAGCCGGGCAAGGAGCGCCACGACGTGCTGGCGCTGGTGGCCAACCGCGACTACGGCCTGAAGGCCGACCTGAACCAGACGACGTTCGACCTGCCCAGCGGCGTGGAGAACAAGTTCGGCGCCGGCTCGGTCTACAAGGTCTTCACCGCCGCCGCGGCGCTGGAGAAGGGCCTCGGCATCGAGAACGTCATCCCGACGCCGTCCTCGTACACCTCGCGGGTCTTCAAGGGTGGCGCCCAGCGCTGCCCGAGCACCGGTGAGCCGGGCACCCGCTGGTACTGCCTGTCGAACTTCGACAACAGCTACCCGTCGTCGATGTCGCTGCAGCAGGCCCTGCAGACCTCGCCGAACACCGGCTTCGTGATCCTCGAGGAGCAGGCCGGCATGGACACGGTGGTCGACATGGCCTCGCGGCTGGGCATGCGCGACACGATGGCCACGAACCTGCAGGGCATGCGGCCGGACCCGAAGGCCAAGGACAAGCAGAACCGCATCTCGCAGACCGAGTTCTACAAGCAGAACGGCGGCAACGCCTCGTTCACCCTGTCCCCCGCGCCGGTGTCCACCCTGGAGCTCGCGAACGTCGCCGCGACCATCGTGTCCGGCGGCAAGTGGTGCCCGCCGACGCCGCTCGCGAAGGTCCTCGACCGCAACGGCAAGGCCGTGCCCCTCAACGAGGCCCCGTGCGAGCAGGTCGTCAACGAGGGCCTCGCGAACGGTCTCGCGGTCGGCATGAGCAAGGACGACGTCGGCAACGGCACCGCCGCGGCCGCCGCCAGGGACTTCCGGTGGACCCGCCCGATGATCGGCAAGACGGGCACCACCGAGGAGTACAAGTCGGCGGCGTTCATCGGCGCGACCCCGGACTTCGCGGGCGCCGTGCAGACGTTCAACGACGGCACCACCCCGCGCCCGATCTGCGTCGGCGGCGCGCCCAGGCTGTGCGGCAACGGCAACATCTTCGGCGGCACGATCCCGGCCCGCACCTGGTTCAACACCATGACGAAGGTGCACGGCGACATCCCGGTGTCGCAGCTCGCGCCGGTCGAGCCGCGCTACCTCAAGGGCGGCAAGGAGGTCCAGATCCCGGACGTCGTCGGCCGCCAGGTCAACGACGCGGTGCGGATCCTCGACCAGGCCGGCTACAGGTCGAGCCAGCAGACCATCAACTCCGACCAGCCCAAGGGCACCGTCGTCAGCCAGTCGCCGCGCGGCAACGCGTTGCGCGGCACCGTGATCACGCTGTCGGTGAGCTCCGGGTACGTGCCGCCGCCGGTGCCGACCGAGCCGACGAGCGGTCAGCCGCCAGGTCCCGGAGACCCGACTCCGGGCAACCCGAACCCCGGCCCGCCGATCACGCTGCCCACCGAACCGGGCGGGCCGCCCAGGAGGTAG
- a CDS encoding Dps family protein: MAKNPITSPLADADRDAVGAVLQATLVDLVDLSLIGKQAHWNVIGKNFRSVHLQLDELVVAARNAADQVAERAAALGVTPNGTAKTIASSSGLPEIETGWLKEDQVVSAITNVLGKLITRMRARIDETDKPDLVTQDLLIGITQELEQAHWMWQAQSA; this comes from the coding sequence ATGGCCAAGAACCCGATCACCAGCCCTCTCGCCGACGCGGATCGTGACGCCGTCGGGGCGGTGCTGCAGGCAACGCTCGTCGACCTCGTCGACCTGTCCCTGATCGGGAAGCAGGCGCACTGGAACGTGATCGGCAAGAACTTCCGCAGCGTCCACCTGCAGCTCGACGAGCTGGTCGTCGCGGCGCGCAACGCCGCCGACCAGGTCGCCGAACGCGCGGCCGCGCTCGGGGTCACGCCGAACGGCACGGCGAAGACCATCGCCTCGTCGTCCGGCCTGCCCGAGATCGAGACCGGCTGGCTGAAGGAGGACCAGGTCGTCTCGGCGATCACCAACGTCCTGGGCAAGCTCATCACCCGCATGCGCGCCCGCATCGACGAGACCGACAAGCCGGACCTGGTCACCCAGGACCTGCTGATCGGCATCACGCAGGAGCTGGAGCAGGCGCACTGGATGTGGCAGGCCCAGTCGGCCTGA
- a CDS encoding organic hydroperoxide resistance protein produces the protein MEALYTAEATAYGEGRNGEVRSSDGVIDEVLSVPKEMGGPGGDATNPEQLFAAGYSACFNSAIAAVARAGKIQVASSEVTAKVGIGSNGAGGFQLAVELAVKIPGLDQAVAEKLVEQAHQVCPYSNATRGNIEVALTVTV, from the coding sequence ATGGAAGCGCTGTACACGGCTGAGGCGACTGCTTATGGCGAAGGCCGCAACGGCGAGGTGCGTTCCTCCGACGGTGTGATCGACGAGGTGCTGTCGGTCCCCAAGGAGATGGGCGGTCCCGGCGGTGACGCGACCAACCCCGAGCAGCTCTTCGCGGCCGGGTACTCGGCGTGCTTCAACTCCGCCATCGCAGCCGTCGCGCGCGCCGGGAAGATTCAAGTCGCGTCCTCCGAGGTAACCGCCAAGGTGGGGATCGGGTCCAACGGGGCCGGCGGCTTCCAGCTCGCCGTCGAGCTCGCGGTCAAGATCCCCGGACTCGACCAGGCGGTCGCGGAGAAGCTCGTCGAGCAGGCCCACCAGGTCTGCCCGTACTCCAACGCGACGCGCGGCAACATCGAGGTGGCGCTCACCGTCACCGTCTGA